Proteins found in one Zea mays cultivar B73 chromosome 1, Zm-B73-REFERENCE-NAM-5.0, whole genome shotgun sequence genomic segment:
- the LOC100216712 gene encoding uncharacterized protein LOC100216712: protein MQASVAVAEALDAGKLTPQPVAGVADFVAAGLAVAIGTLAVAASFVLVSFDARAGQGQLRRILDLGPSLCGPRLLLVFFVGLLAAAEMLRLPFFHSAMLPPHRHVMPCLAYPLVAHGIAEPGLLACVLLLLRASVGGARLPASALAVPLACLPFLTAHILVLATPATVAAYPGQLAHAADGIGHCAYPAYAATLLLALVAVYLPLLATACWDVAAVAINKRLRARAYALSVLILVPLPLQVLALTLTSVWDMHQYTSPTVGLVGFVAVAVAAEATLVILVMLPVHDALVLVQKLPSATTGLEETPDDPGR from the coding sequence ATGCAGGCAAGCGTTGCGGTTGCGGAGGCGCTTGATGCTGGGAAGCTCACGCCTCAGCCAGTCGCCGGTGTGGCCGACTTCGTGGCCGCCGGTCTCGCCGTGGCCATTGGCACACTCGCCGTCGCAGCGTCGTTCGTGCTCGTCTCCTTCGACGCGCGGGCGGGGCAGGGCCAGCTGCGTCGCATCCTCGACCTCGGTCCGTCGCTGTGTGGTCCACGCTTGCTGCTCGTCTTCTTTGTGGGGCTCCTGGCTGCCGCCGAGATGCTCCGCCTCCCGTTCTTCCACAGCGCCATGCTGCCGCCGCACCGCCACGTCATGCCATGCCTCGCGTACCCACTCGTCGCCCACGGCATCGCCGAGCCAGGGCTGCTCGCCTGTGTGCTCCTGCTGCTGCGTGCGTCCGTTGGCGGCGCGCGGCTGCCGGCGTCTGCGCTTGCCGTGCCGCTCGCCTGCTTGCCATTCCTCACCGCACATATTCTCGTGCTCGCCACGCCGGCCACCGTCGCCGCCTACCCAGGCCAGCTCGCCCACGCTGCGGACGGCATTGGGCACTGCGCGTATCCGGCGTATGCCGCCACGCTGCTCCTCGCCCTCGTCGCGGTCTACCTGCCGTTGCTCGCCACCGCGTGCTGGGACGTCGCAGCCGTAGCCATCAACAAGCGGCTGCGCGCGAGGGCGTATGCGCTCTCCGTGCTCATCCTTGTGCCACTGCCGCTACAGGTGCTGGCGCTCACCCTGACCTCGGTGTGGGACATGCACCAGTACACGTCCCCCACCGTCGGCCTGGTTGGGTTTGTCGCGGTGGCGGTAGCCGCAGAGGCAACACTTGTCATCCTCGTCATGCTGCCGGTTCACGATGCTCTTGTCCTTGTCCAGAAGTTGCCGTCAGCGACCACCGGGCTAGAGGAGACACCTGATGACCCTGGACGATGA